One Polaribacter sp. KT25b DNA segment encodes these proteins:
- a CDS encoding formylglycine-generating enzyme family protein, translating to MYHQNKSKLFNYFSLIFLAFLSLSSCKNSKTEETKTINKSEIKTPEGMVWVESKTFLQGAKETDKFAMPREKPAHLVTVDGFYIDVTEVTNKQFAAFVDATKYVTIAERKIDWEEMKKMLPADTQKPHDSILQPGSLIFNKSVNAIADMNNYGQWWTWKIGANWKHPEGPNSTIEGKENNPVVHIALEDALAYCKWANRRLPTESEWESAAQGKNLNTIFTWGNDATILDNNANTWQGVFPTKNESKDGFEFISPVKSYPPNSIGLYDMAGNVWEITADLFNVNYYKDIDISQPLLNPKGANKSYSPSNPYQVEHVMKGGSFLCHESYCASFRISAKMGVATDSGSDHMGFRTVATNKMLASK from the coding sequence ATGTATCATCAAAATAAGAGCAAACTTTTCAATTACTTTTCACTCATTTTTTTAGCATTTTTATCACTTTCTAGTTGTAAAAATTCAAAAACTGAAGAAACTAAAACTATAAACAAATCAGAAATAAAAACTCCTGAAGGTATGGTTTGGGTAGAAAGTAAAACCTTTTTACAAGGCGCAAAAGAAACAGATAAATTTGCAATGCCAAGAGAAAAACCTGCACATTTAGTTACTGTTGATGGTTTTTATATAGACGTTACAGAAGTTACCAATAAACAATTTGCAGCTTTTGTTGATGCCACAAAATATGTAACAATTGCAGAAAGAAAAATAGATTGGGAAGAAATGAAAAAAATGCTTCCTGCTGATACTCAAAAACCTCATGATTCTATTTTACAACCAGGAAGTTTAATTTTTAATAAAAGTGTAAACGCAATTGCTGATATGAATAATTATGGCCAATGGTGGACATGGAAAATTGGTGCAAATTGGAAACACCCAGAAGGACCAAATTCTACCATTGAAGGTAAAGAAAACAACCCTGTTGTACACATTGCTTTAGAAGATGCTTTGGCATATTGTAAATGGGCAAACAGACGTTTACCTACAGAATCTGAATGGGAATCTGCTGCACAAGGAAAAAATTTGAACACCATTTTTACTTGGGGAAATGATGCTACAATTTTAGACAATAATGCAAATACTTGGCAAGGTGTTTTTCCTACAAAAAACGAATCTAAAGACGGATTTGAATTTATTTCGCCTGTAAAATCATATCCACCAAATAGTATTGGTTTGTATGATATGGCAGGAAATGTTTGGGAAATTACAGCCGATTTATTCAACGTAAATTATTATAAAGATATAGACATTTCTCAACCTCTTTTAAATCCTAAAGGAGCAAATAAATCTTATAGCCCAAGTAATCCTTATCAAGTAGAACATGTTATGAAAGGTGGCTCTTTTTTATGTCACGAATCGTATTGTGCAAGTTTTAGAATATCAGCAAAAATGGGAGTTGCAACCGATTCTGGTTCAGATCACATGGGTTTTAGAACTGTTGCAACAAACAAAATGTTAGCATCTAAATAA
- a CDS encoding aldose 1-epimerase, which translates to MYKVEEISENKSSFLELKNPHNTANARISLNEGGRLQELKFKDFFLIKDQQNFDYKDSYASSILFPFASRIQEGKYSFEDKDYQFYLNETGKNALHGLVYNQKFELISKEENVNFCAVTIAYKETKVIEGFPYTYNIFVTYTLFENDINLSIKIKNTDAKTFPFTLGWHPYFLSDDITKSSLSFKSDKKIEFNENLITKKVIDHITEDEFKIEDKQLDDCFILNSDVVQFKTPTYQLEISTDKIENYLQLYTPKGLPLIAIEPMTGISNSFNNKIGLQVLKPNETYSITWNVKFNNN; encoded by the coding sequence ATGTATAAAGTAGAAGAAATATCAGAAAATAAGAGTAGTTTTTTAGAGTTAAAAAACCCGCATAATACAGCAAATGCAAGAATTTCTTTAAATGAAGGTGGAAGGCTTCAAGAATTAAAATTTAAGGATTTTTTTTTAATAAAAGATCAGCAAAATTTTGATTACAAAGATTCGTATGCATCTTCAATTTTGTTTCCGTTTGCAAGTAGAATTCAAGAAGGTAAATATTCGTTTGAAGATAAAGATTATCAGTTTTATTTAAATGAAACGGGTAAAAATGCATTGCATGGTTTGGTATATAACCAAAAATTTGAGTTGATAAGTAAAGAAGAAAATGTTAATTTTTGTGCTGTTACAATAGCTTATAAAGAAACAAAAGTAATTGAAGGTTTTCCTTATACTTATAACATTTTTGTAACCTATACACTTTTTGAAAACGATATTAATTTATCTATAAAAATAAAAAATACAGATGCTAAAACCTTTCCTTTCACTTTAGGTTGGCATCCTTATTTTTTAAGTGATGATATAACTAAAAGTTCTTTAAGTTTTAAAAGTGATAAAAAAATTGAATTCAATGAGAATTTAATTACAAAAAAAGTGATAGATCATATAACTGAAGATGAATTTAAAATTGAAGACAAACAATTAGATGATTGTTTTATCCTAAATTCTGATGTTGTTCAATTTAAAACACCAACATATCAGCTAGAAATTTCTACAGATAAAATAGAAAACTATTTGCAATTATACACACCAAAAGGGTTGCCTTTAATAGCGATTGAACCAATGACAGGTATTTCTAATAGTTTTAATAATAAAATAGGATTGCAAGTTTTAAAACCAAATGAAACGTATTCTATAACTTGGAATGTAAAATTCAATAATAATTAA
- the trxA gene encoding thioredoxin, whose protein sequence is MALEITDANFDELVLKSDKPVLVDFWAAWCGPCRMVGPIVDEIHAEYDGKAIVGKVDVDANQEFAAKYGVRNIPTVLIFKNGEVVDKQVGVAPKNVYTGKIDAAL, encoded by the coding sequence ATGGCATTAGAAATAACAGACGCAAATTTTGACGAGTTAGTATTAAAATCTGACAAACCAGTATTAGTAGATTTTTGGGCTGCATGGTGTGGGCCTTGTAGAATGGTTGGACCAATTGTTGATGAAATTCATGCAGAATATGATGGTAAAGCTATTGTAGGTAAAGTTGATGTAGATGCAAATCAAGAATTTGCAGCAAAATATGGTGTAAGAAATATACCAACTGTTTTAATTTTTAAAAATGGAGAAGTAGTAGATAAACAAGTAGGTGTTGCTCCTAAAAATGTTTATACTGGTAAAATCGATGCTGCTTTATAG
- the metF gene encoding methylenetetrahydrofolate reductase [NAD(P)H] — protein sequence MKVTDHIKNANGKTLFSFEVIPPQKGKNIQDLYNNIDPLMEFNPPFIDVTTSREEYVYLDKGNGLLDKRITRMRPGTVGICASIMHKYKVDAIPHLLCGGFTKEETEYVLVDCHYLGLDNVMALRGDSMKDESYFKPTKGGNAFASDLVDQIANLNKGQYLHDDINVEHHSDFCIGVAGYPEKHMEAPSLVSDLRRLKAKVDAGADYVVTQMFFDNNKYFEFVKAAKEIGINVPIIPGIKPLAVKRHLQILPQVFKIDLPQDLIDAVYDCKDNKAVRQVGVEFAIQQSKELLAAGVPVLHYYSMGKSDNIQAIASELF from the coding sequence ATGAAAGTTACAGATCACATTAAAAATGCAAATGGCAAAACATTATTTTCTTTTGAAGTAATACCGCCTCAGAAAGGAAAAAACATTCAAGATTTATATAATAATATAGATCCGTTAATGGAATTCAATCCGCCTTTTATAGATGTTACAACTTCTAGAGAAGAGTACGTTTATTTAGATAAAGGAAACGGGCTTTTAGATAAAAGAATTACCAGAATGCGCCCTGGAACTGTTGGTATTTGTGCGTCTATTATGCATAAATATAAGGTGGATGCAATTCCGCATTTATTATGCGGAGGTTTTACCAAAGAAGAAACAGAATATGTTTTGGTAGATTGTCATTATTTAGGGCTAGATAATGTGATGGCTTTACGTGGAGATTCTATGAAAGATGAATCGTATTTTAAACCAACAAAAGGAGGAAATGCTTTTGCTAGTGATTTGGTAGATCAAATTGCAAACTTGAATAAAGGGCAATATTTACATGATGATATAAATGTAGAGCATCACTCAGATTTTTGTATTGGTGTTGCTGGTTATCCAGAAAAACATATGGAAGCTCCGTCTTTAGTTTCAGATTTAAGACGATTAAAAGCAAAAGTGGATGCTGGTGCAGATTATGTGGTAACGCAGATGTTTTTTGATAATAATAAATATTTTGAGTTTGTAAAAGCAGCTAAAGAAATAGGAATTAATGTTCCTATTATTCCAGGAATTAAACCTTTAGCTGTTAAAAGACACTTACAAATTTTACCACAAGTATTTAAAATTGATTTACCGCAAGATTTAATAGATGCTGTATACGATTGTAAGGATAATAAAGCTGTAAGACAGGTTGGTGTAGAATTTGCAATTCAGCAATCTAAAGAGTTATTAGCAGCAGGAGTTCCTGTTTTACATTATTACTCTATGGGGAAAAGTGATAATATACAGGCAATTGCATCAGAATTATTTTAA
- a CDS encoding DUF58 domain-containing protein, with protein MIKVSEVKSVEIKNLELLAKQVVEGFITGIHKSPFHGFSVEFSEHKLYNNGESTRHIDWKLFAKTEKLYIKKYEEETNLRCHIVIDNSASMHYPIVKKQSLDNLNKIGFSAVAAASLMEILKRQRDAVGLSIYADTYEYYAPEKGSERHRKMLLHQLEELLVSKSDAKTETYQYLHEIAEKMHRRSLIFLFTDMFQTNKDDKKLFEALRHLKYNKHEVVLFHTYDEKTEFNFNFDNSPKKFVDVETGEEINIYAENIQENYKKLAGNFFKELKNKCLQYKIDYVPVDINSGFTKVLSSYLISRKNIL; from the coding sequence ATGATAAAAGTGTCTGAAGTTAAATCAGTAGAAATTAAAAATCTAGAGCTACTAGCAAAACAAGTTGTAGAAGGTTTTATAACAGGTATTCATAAAAGTCCGTTTCATGGATTTTCTGTAGAATTTTCTGAACACAAACTATATAATAATGGCGAAAGTACGCGCCATATAGATTGGAAACTATTTGCCAAAACCGAAAAGCTTTATATAAAAAAATACGAAGAAGAAACTAATTTAAGATGTCATATTGTTATTGATAATTCTGCGTCTATGCATTATCCGATAGTAAAAAAACAATCTTTAGATAATTTAAACAAAATAGGTTTTTCTGCGGTTGCAGCAGCTTCTTTAATGGAAATATTAAAAAGACAACGAGATGCTGTAGGTTTAAGTATTTATGCTGATACTTATGAATATTATGCTCCAGAAAAAGGAAGTGAACGTCATAGAAAAATGTTGTTACATCAATTAGAGGAATTATTAGTTTCTAAATCTGATGCAAAAACAGAAACTTACCAGTATTTACATGAAATTGCAGAAAAAATGCACAGACGTTCTTTAATTTTTTTATTTACTGATATGTTTCAGACAAATAAAGATGATAAAAAGCTTTTTGAGGCCTTACGTCATCTAAAATATAACAAACATGAAGTAGTTTTATTCCATACTTATGATGAAAAAACAGAGTTTAACTTCAATTTTGACAATTCACCAAAAAAATTTGTTGATGTAGAAACTGGAGAAGAAATAAATATTTACGCAGAAAATATTCAGGAAAATTATAAGAAATTAGCAGGTAATTTCTTTAAAGAATTGAAAAATAAATGCTTACAATATAAAATTGATTATGTTCCTGTAGATATAAATTCAGGTTTTACTAAGGTGCTTTCAAGTTATTTAATTAGCAGAAAAAATATTTTGTAA
- a CDS encoding outer membrane beta-barrel protein, whose translation MEIKKGILKAIMFVLFVFCFSTNYYSQKTGIIGVVVDDSNQPLEMVSVALLSTKESLFLSYTTTDVKGAFHIDDIPKDSILLQLNFLGFTTYSKKIIYKKKLIDLDTIVLKEDISSLDEIVISAVVPVQIKKDTVSFNANSFKVNYDDNIDGLLSKLPGIEIDENGSIVTQGTTVTKVMIDGKEFFGGDPSIVMKNISADAIAKVEIIDKKSDEAELTGVSDGNKEIVINFRLKKEKKNRGFGKLSAGVGLDNRYFGNINYNQFNTKNQLSIIGKFNNINITGSNIQGFLENADGVADDSGDDTDGDFSNNKKSLSGFLITAVTGVHFGTEIKKKESLSGDYFYNSSENSGLSETNRISFTSLNNFNFKSKNNFLNTSENHNLNFNYENKSSKKSSLSLRGLFYSDDRNYKLDRGGSYFNTDEELVTENNLSSENSNLKKFGNINFNYYQRLQKKGRSFNVGFNTVITSLDRENNQNMLITRGLNTSSTTMQEVITFRNEDNSTQLFNLRFKYTEPLGGNHYLNTEVFADFLTGKEQTNQFRKTIKTTTVEDLLEINYNYFQNIMKSKISHSYNTSKLNISSALELQNLRREFGQEQEEQFIKEQLFFNPSIFFQYKPQRGRKYKFVYKKLIKAPRPSQTNPFVNDLNPYFIKTGNVDLKPEKVNSFQMLLNINDLKTSLGFNAKLQYNHTKDAIIRNITIDDDFIRASSYQNNGKKEQFKAEGSFTKKLSKLGIRLSLKNKYLYNSSNSIINFNLNTVVSEDFSTNFIIQNIRKNKVDLKAGVYYSENNTGFSIEKDLDRKFTTQKYFGMIDFDVTKKFNFNTQLDYIFYEDNSFSIHQEIPVWNAAISYSLSKSNNIFKLVFIDLLDKNVDVFRRSTLNFFEETTSQSLGRYIILSYTYKLNGIGKKKKSAKA comes from the coding sequence ATGGAAATAAAAAAAGGTATTTTAAAAGCAATAATGTTTGTGTTATTTGTATTTTGTTTTTCTACAAATTACTATTCTCAAAAAACAGGAATTATAGGTGTTGTTGTAGATGATTCAAATCAGCCTTTAGAAATGGTTTCAGTTGCTCTTTTAAGTACTAAAGAGTCTTTATTCTTAAGTTATACAACTACAGATGTCAAGGGTGCTTTTCATATTGATGATATTCCTAAAGACTCAATTTTACTTCAGCTTAATTTTTTAGGTTTTACAACGTACTCTAAAAAGATTATTTATAAAAAAAAGCTCATAGATTTAGATACGATTGTTTTAAAAGAAGATATTAGTTCTTTAGATGAAATTGTAATATCTGCTGTAGTGCCTGTTCAAATTAAAAAAGATACTGTTAGTTTTAATGCCAACTCTTTTAAAGTGAATTATGATGACAATATTGATGGATTGTTAAGTAAATTACCTGGAATTGAAATTGATGAAAATGGAAGTATAGTTACTCAAGGAACAACAGTCACCAAAGTTATGATTGATGGAAAAGAGTTTTTTGGAGGAGATCCATCAATTGTTATGAAAAATATTTCTGCGGATGCAATTGCTAAAGTTGAAATCATTGATAAGAAAAGTGATGAAGCAGAATTAACAGGTGTAAGTGATGGTAATAAAGAAATAGTAATCAATTTTAGATTAAAAAAAGAGAAGAAAAACCGTGGTTTTGGTAAATTGTCTGCTGGTGTTGGTTTAGATAATCGATATTTCGGAAACATTAATTATAATCAATTTAATACTAAAAACCAGTTATCTATTATTGGCAAATTTAATAATATCAATATTACAGGTTCTAATATTCAGGGTTTTTTAGAAAATGCAGATGGCGTTGCAGATGATTCTGGTGATGATACTGATGGCGATTTTTCTAATAATAAAAAAAGTTTAAGCGGCTTTTTAATAACAGCAGTTACTGGTGTTCATTTTGGAACAGAAATTAAAAAGAAAGAATCATTGAGTGGAGATTATTTTTATAATTCATCAGAAAATAGCGGACTTTCAGAAACGAATAGAATTTCTTTTACAAGTCTTAATAATTTTAATTTTAAATCTAAAAATAACTTTTTAAATACTTCAGAAAATCATAATTTAAATTTTAATTATGAAAATAAATCTAGTAAAAAAAGTAGTTTAAGTCTTCGTGGGCTTTTTTATTCTGATGATAGAAATTATAAATTAGACAGAGGTGGTTCGTATTTTAATACTGATGAAGAATTGGTTACAGAAAATAATTTGTCATCAGAAAATAGCAATTTAAAGAAGTTTGGAAATATAAATTTTAATTATTATCAAAGATTACAAAAAAAAGGAAGAAGCTTTAATGTGGGGTTTAATACTGTAATTACAAGTTTAGATAGAGAAAACAATCAAAACATGTTAATTACTAGGGGTTTAAATACTTCTAGTACAACAATGCAAGAGGTAATTACTTTTAGAAATGAGGATAATAGTACGCAATTATTTAATCTACGTTTTAAATATACAGAACCTTTAGGTGGAAATCATTATTTAAATACAGAGGTTTTTGCTGATTTTTTAACAGGAAAAGAGCAAACGAATCAATTTAGAAAAACAATAAAAACAACAACAGTAGAAGATTTATTAGAAATTAATTATAATTATTTTCAAAATATTATGAAATCTAAAATTTCTCATAGTTATAACACTTCTAAATTAAATATTTCATCAGCTTTAGAGTTACAAAATTTAAGGAGAGAATTTGGTCAAGAGCAAGAAGAACAGTTTATTAAAGAACAATTATTTTTTAATCCATCCATCTTTTTTCAGTACAAACCCCAAAGAGGTAGAAAATACAAATTTGTTTATAAAAAATTAATTAAAGCCCCAAGACCAAGTCAAACAAACCCTTTTGTAAATGATTTGAATCCTTATTTTATAAAAACGGGAAATGTAGATTTAAAACCAGAAAAGGTAAATTCTTTTCAGATGCTTTTAAATATTAATGATTTAAAAACATCTTTAGGTTTCAATGCTAAGTTGCAGTACAATCATACAAAAGATGCAATTATTAGAAATATTACAATTGATGACGATTTTATAAGAGCTAGCAGTTATCAAAATAATGGAAAAAAAGAACAATTTAAAGCAGAAGGAAGTTTTACTAAAAAGTTATCAAAATTAGGAATTAGGCTAAGTTTAAAGAATAAATATTTATACAATTCTTCTAATTCTATAATTAATTTTAATTTAAATACAGTTGTTTCAGAAGATTTTTCGACTAATTTTATCATCCAAAATATCAGAAAAAACAAAGTAGATTTAAAAGCTGGTGTTTATTATAGCGAAAACAATACAGGTTTTTCTATAGAAAAAGATTTAGACAGAAAATTTACTACTCAAAAATACTTTGGAATGATAGATTTTGATGTAACTAAAAAATTCAATTTTAATACCCAATTAGATTACATTTTTTATGAAGATAATAGTTTTTCAATTCATCAAGAAATACCAGTTTGGAACGCAGCAATATCTTACTCATTGTCAAAAAGCAATAATATCTTTAAATTAGTTTTTATTGATTTGCTAGATAAAAATGTTGATGTTTTTAGAAGGAGTACTCTTAACTTTTTTGAAGAAACTACTTCACAAAGTTTGGGGAGATATATTATTTTAAGCTATACGTATAAGTTGAATGGTATTGGTAAAAAGAAGAAAAGTGCAAAAGCGTAG
- a CDS encoding GntR family transcriptional regulator codes for MKIVSLKKDSRTPKYKQIVVAIENAIVDGLLKKGDKLPSLNVIKNENSLSRDTVLTAFNELKNRGIIHSVVGKGYYVSTEDIDVKQKIFVLFDELNSFKEDLYNSFLLNLGDNIQVDIFFHHFNYDVFAKLINDNIGNYSSYVIMPANLSDTENVIQNLPREKVYILDQVHKGLEEYAAIYQNFEKDVFNGLSSGISSIVKYQKIVLLFPDEKQPEGILKGFIQFCEKYKIEHEVVASIKGRVPEIGELYVVLDDQNLIRIIKKIKENKLVLAKDIGIISFNDNLLKEVVEDGITTISTDFNLMGERLAQMILNNEEVKIENPSSLILRKSI; via the coding sequence ATGAAAATTGTATCGCTTAAAAAAGATTCAAGAACGCCAAAATACAAGCAAATAGTTGTTGCTATTGAAAATGCTATTGTTGATGGTTTACTTAAAAAAGGCGATAAATTACCTTCCTTAAATGTTATAAAAAACGAAAATTCACTTTCTAGAGATACTGTTTTAACTGCTTTTAATGAATTAAAAAATCGTGGAATTATACATTCTGTAGTAGGAAAAGGATATTATGTTTCTACAGAAGATATAGATGTTAAACAAAAAATATTTGTTTTGTTTGATGAATTAAATTCATTTAAAGAAGATTTATATAATTCCTTTTTACTAAATTTAGGAGACAATATACAGGTTGATATTTTCTTTCATCATTTTAATTATGATGTTTTTGCAAAACTGATAAACGATAATATTGGTAATTACAGTTCTTACGTAATTATGCCTGCAAATTTAAGTGATACAGAAAATGTAATTCAGAATTTACCAAGAGAAAAAGTTTATATTTTAGATCAAGTTCATAAAGGGTTAGAAGAATATGCTGCTATTTATCAAAATTTTGAAAAAGATGTTTTTAACGGTCTTTCTTCTGGAATTTCAAGTATTGTAAAATATCAAAAAATAGTTTTATTATTTCCTGATGAAAAGCAACCAGAAGGTATTTTAAAAGGATTTATACAATTCTGTGAAAAATATAAAATTGAACATGAAGTTGTTGCATCTATAAAAGGTAGAGTTCCAGAAATTGGAGAATTATATGTGGTTTTAGATGATCAAAATTTGATTAGAATCATCAAAAAAATAAAAGAAAATAAATTAGTTTTAGCAAAAGATATTGGTATCATTTCTTTTAATGACAACTTGTTAAAAGAAGTTGTAGAAGACGGAATTACAACAATTTCTACAGATTTTAATTTAATGGGAGAAAGATTGGCGCAGATGATTTTGAATAACGAAGAAGTTAAAATAGAGAATCCAAGTAGTTTAATTTTAAGAAAATCAATTTAA
- the metH gene encoding methionine synthase, with amino-acid sequence MKVKQTKYMHLSGLEPLVLNENSNFINVGERTNVAGSRKFLRLIKNEQFDEALDIARHQVDGGAQIIDINFDDGLIDGKQAMVRFLNLIAAEPDICRVPIMIDSSKWEIIEAGLQVVQGKCVVNSISLKEGKEKFIWEAKQIKRYGAAVIVMAFDEVGQADNYDRRIEIAKKSYDILVNEVGFPSEDIIFDLNIFPVATGMDEHRKNAIDFIEATRWVRQNLPNVSVSGGVSNVSFSFRGNDGVREAMHSVFLYYAIQAGMNMGIVNPALLEVYDNIPKDLLEYVEDVILDRREDATERLLDFAETVKGSKVEKTVDLSWRENPLQDRITHALVKGIDAFIIEDIEQARQEAAAPIEVIEGHLMIGMNVVGDLFGAGKMFLPQVVKSARVMKKAVGYLNPFIEAEKGDKQEPVGKILMATVKGDVHDIGKNIVSVVLACNNYEIVDLGVMVPPEKIIEMAISERVDAIGLSGLITPSLDEMVYLAKEMQRQNFVLPLLIGGATTSKAHTAVKIDTQYTNAVVHVNDASRAVTVVGDLLNKKTSHAYVAELKKNYDEFRTKFLKRGKEKSYISIDEARKRKYKIDWKTSEIVKPKELGIQTLEQLSLKELVPFIDWSPFFRSWDLHGKFPDILKDDLVGEQATIMYDEAQAMIKEIIAKQLLKPKAIFGLFEANTINDDDISVKKKGGEEFIFRTLRQQLKKREGIPNHALSDFIAPKETGVTDYIGAFCVGIFGAQELAESYKAKEDDYNAIMAQAIADRFAEAMAEYLHKQIRTKHWGYVADESLTNEDLIKESYNGIRPAPGYPACPDHLEKETIWDLLKVEEKIGVTLTESMAMWPGAAVSGYYFANKEAKYFGLGKITDDQVTDYSTRKGITKEKARKWLHPILAEE; translated from the coding sequence ATGAAAGTGAAACAAACAAAATATATGCATTTATCAGGATTAGAACCTCTAGTCTTGAATGAGAACAGCAATTTTATTAATGTAGGTGAACGTACAAATGTTGCGGGGTCTCGTAAGTTTTTAAGATTGATAAAAAACGAGCAATTTGATGAAGCCTTAGACATTGCAAGACATCAAGTAGATGGAGGGGCACAAATTATCGATATTAATTTTGATGACGGTTTAATTGATGGAAAACAAGCCATGGTTCGTTTTCTAAATTTAATTGCTGCAGAACCAGATATTTGTAGAGTGCCAATTATGATTGATAGCTCTAAATGGGAAATTATAGAAGCTGGTTTGCAAGTTGTACAAGGAAAATGTGTTGTAAATTCTATTTCACTTAAAGAAGGAAAAGAAAAATTTATTTGGGAAGCAAAACAAATAAAACGTTATGGAGCTGCGGTAATTGTAATGGCTTTTGATGAAGTAGGACAGGCAGATAATTATGATCGTAGAATTGAAATTGCTAAAAAATCGTATGATATTTTAGTAAATGAAGTTGGTTTTCCTAGTGAAGACATCATTTTCGATTTAAATATATTTCCTGTTGCCACAGGGATGGATGAACATAGAAAAAATGCCATCGATTTTATTGAAGCAACTCGTTGGGTAAGACAAAATTTACCAAATGTTTCTGTAAGTGGGGGTGTAAGTAACGTGTCGTTTTCTTTTAGAGGAAATGACGGAGTAAGAGAAGCAATGCATTCTGTATTCTTATATTATGCTATTCAAGCTGGTATGAATATGGGAATTGTAAACCCTGCACTTTTAGAAGTGTATGATAACATACCAAAAGATTTACTAGAATATGTAGAAGATGTAATTCTAGATAGAAGAGAAGACGCAACAGAGCGTTTATTAGATTTTGCAGAAACTGTAAAAGGTTCGAAAGTAGAAAAAACAGTAGATTTATCTTGGAGAGAAAACCCTTTACAAGATAGAATTACACATGCGTTAGTAAAAGGAATCGATGCTTTTATTATAGAAGATATAGAACAAGCAAGGCAAGAAGCAGCAGCACCAATAGAAGTGATTGAAGGTCATTTAATGATTGGTATGAATGTGGTGGGAGATTTATTTGGAGCAGGAAAAATGTTTTTGCCACAAGTAGTAAAATCTGCGCGTGTAATGAAAAAAGCGGTAGGGTATTTAAATCCGTTTATTGAAGCAGAAAAAGGCGATAAGCAAGAACCTGTTGGTAAAATTTTAATGGCAACCGTAAAAGGAGATGTGCATGATATTGGTAAAAACATTGTAAGTGTTGTTTTGGCGTGTAATAACTACGAAATTGTAGATTTAGGCGTAATGGTTCCGCCAGAAAAGATTATTGAAATGGCCATTAGCGAGCGTGTAGACGCAATTGGTTTGTCTGGTTTAATTACACCTTCTTTAGATGAAATGGTGTATTTAGCAAAAGAAATGCAACGCCAAAATTTTGTATTGCCTTTGTTAATTGGTGGCGCAACAACTTCTAAAGCGCATACAGCTGTTAAAATAGATACACAATATACCAATGCAGTTGTGCATGTAAATGATGCTTCTAGGGCAGTAACGGTTGTAGGAGATTTATTAAACAAAAAAACCTCTCATGCATATGTTGCCGAGTTAAAGAAAAATTATGATGAGTTTAGAACCAAATTTTTAAAAAGAGGTAAAGAAAAATCATATATTTCTATTGATGAAGCTCGCAAGCGTAAATACAAAATTGATTGGAAAACTTCTGAGATTGTAAAACCAAAAGAATTAGGAATTCAGACTTTAGAGCAGTTAAGTTTAAAAGAATTAGTTCCTTTTATAGATTGGAGTCCGTTTTTTAGAAGTTGGGATTTACATGGTAAATTTCCTGATATCTTAAAGGATGATCTTGTTGGTGAACAGGCTACAATTATGTACGATGAAGCCCAAGCAATGATTAAAGAAATTATTGCAAAGCAACTGTTAAAACCAAAAGCAATTTTTGGTTTGTTTGAAGCAAATACTATAAATGACGATGATATTTCTGTAAAGAAAAAAGGGGGAGAAGAATTTATTTTTAGAACTTTACGTCAGCAATTAAAGAAAAGAGAAGGTATACCAAATCACGCATTATCAGATTTTATTGCACCAAAAGAAACTGGGGTTACAGATTACATTGGGGCATTTTGTGTAGGTATTTTTGGTGCGCAAGAATTGGCAGAAAGTTATAAGGCAAAAGAAGATGATTATAATGCAATTATGGCGCAAGCAATTGCAGATCGTTTTGCAGAAGCCATGGCAGAATATTTGCATAAACAAATTAGAACAAAACATTGGGGTTATGTTGCCGATGAAAGTTTAACAAACGAGGATTTAATAAAGGAAAGTTACAACGGAATTCGTCCTGCACCAGGTTATCCTGCTTGTCCAGATCATTTAGAAAAAGAAACCATTTGGGATTTACTTAAAGTTGAAGAAAAAATAGGAGTTACCTTAACAGAAAGTATGGCAATGTGGCCTGGAGCAGCTGTTTCTGGATATTATTTTGCAAACAAAGAAGCTAAGTATTTTGGTTTGGGTAAAATTACAGACGATCAAGTAACGGATTATTCAACAAGAAAGGGAATTACAAAAGAGAAAGCCAGAAAATGGTTACATCCTATTTTAGCAGAAGAATAA